atttaattgcgaTCTCAGAACTTCtagtatttattaaataaatgccgCCATCTGCCAATCCCGATATTAACCCATTATGATCAGAGCAAACCAATTATGAGTTGAGAGTGCCCCGCTGCTTTTCAGTCAGAACGCGTTTTGGCGGATGGCAGATGGCAGATGCCGCTTCTAGTGCTCCGTTCGCTAACTGCATCCATTGTTGGCCTCAATGGAGGCAAATTGTCAAAGCATCGCAAAAATTGAGGAGTGGGACGGGTGGGGCTCGGAAAGAATATTCAAAGTATCTGCAAGTATTTTGCATGACATTCGCGTTAAAAGGCAGACATCAAACTGAATGGGCACCGGGAAGGAGGGTGGAGCAGGGATCCTCTTCGCGTCTCCAAGTCCTCCTCAGATGATGgcgacgacgatgatgatgatgatggtagTGGTGGCAATGTTCGGGGCCTGGGCCTGGCATTTTATGGCTGCAGCTAATAATGCAATTTGCTGTTGGACTCTTGGCTGCTCCTTGAAAAAGTCGCATCATTTGACAAGACATTTATGCGGCACTTGTGGGGTTTTCCGAGTTTCAGCCTCCGCCATTGCACTTGCTAAATTAGGCGCAACTGGCAGTGCGACGGCGGCTCCTGGGCAATTATTTAGTTATGAGTTGCCATTTGATTTGATATATGCCCCATATGGTTTGACAAGTTGCCGCAGTAATCGTGTCATTTGTGGCTTTGTGGTGGCAAAAATGAGAAAGATATTGCATTTCACACACACAGTTTTCGAGTGGACCACAACCCgcaatttcaattgaattaaGCTATCAGGCAAACCGAAACCATGACCCACGAAACTTAATTAAGCCAcatggaatttaatttttcaatttgcccGACTTATATATTTACTAATAAATAATTGCCAGGAGAATAATTTTAggataatataattttatttgcggcaaaagtaatttgtaaactaaactaatttCAGGAGCAGGTAGCTGCATTTAATGAGACTATGAACTAGAACACTCGGTCAAACtaaaaaatgcatataaatgcatatatatatacatataaatgcatatatatacattaaaagAAACAACACTACTTTTAATAATCACATGGGACAAAGTAACTGCATTAAGTTTAACTTTATTATACTTAACCTAGCCAAAGTCTTTTCCAATTATTTTCAAGCCAATTTCTTTTTGACTGAAATCCCTGggccaattattttgtttatgcgCTTCATTTGATCCCCTCGAGATGAGGCTTCATTTTTggacaaatatatttatttgggatacataaatttatgcatatttatgaagccaaatttattttatgtccATTTCGAAtgcaaacaaataacaaaGCGAAAACTGCCTGCAAGCTCTCCAAGCTAATTCCCCAAATCCCCGAATTAATAAACCAGAGTACTCAGAGTCCCCCAACAACATCTagagcaaaaaaaagtaacatcAACCCGAGGACAACACGCGAATGGGAAATCAGCTAGGAAAAACCTGACAGCCCAAGCAATTTACATGTCGAAAGAGACAGGCATATTCAGAGGGAGAAAGGCAGCCGATTATTAGATAGAGATACATCCAGGTAATACTGCCAGTTGGGAGAGTTGCGCAGACTGAGCTAGAAATTAGTTTGTGTAAACAAACATGTCAACATCCACATTTATCACCGACAGAACGAGGGCCACTCTTCCCCTTCAGCTCACCTGTCCATCTcaacactgaaaaaaatcaaGGTTTTATAATGTTTGATAcctttataaataacttttagcAATTACAcgaatataaaattgttagtgaacttgaaaataaattacaaattaacaatacattttgaataatAGCAAGAAGagcggtaaaaaaaaatgtttatagaAAATGTAACAGaaatatgttatatattaatttccaAACCTAGCAGTATTTTCCCAAGTGTAAGCAAAGTGCCAGTGGCTAGTTATGGGGCAGATTGCTACACAGACCTTAGAATTCCTGGAAACCTCACCGAACTCAAGTCTgtcttattgtttttatttttatggcgCAATGTCAACACTGCATTTTTATTCCTCCGCCAAGGAGGAGTATCGCAgcagatggagatggagtTTCCAGATCCGAAAGACGTGGCAAGGGGGCGGTACGGGCGGAGGTTACCTGTGGACCTGTCACGAGGCTCTGATGCCCTAAACAAAGACATTATTGATGCCCAGATGGTTCCGAGTTGATAAGAGAGAGCTCGGCGGACTTGGAGGCAGTCACTCAATGATCAGATAAGTGAGATGGCCGGATTCTCCAGTCAAGGCAGTCTGTGATCTCCGAGAGAGACACGCGATGCGGACTGGGACCCCGAACTGCTCTCCATAATTTATAGAAGGTAGTCAGGTGAAGTCGGGGCCCAACATCGATTCCCAGTCCCCCCGACAATTACATTTTGAGCTGCCAGTCGGGCGACTTGTTGACATCTACTCCTTGCATGCGAGGTTCTTACTGGAATCTCCTTGGGATCTCGCTGGGATCTCCTTTGGATCGCATCGGTTcgtgtttgtttgctttgtttggttGTCACTTCGGGGGGCCTTTCTGGGGGTAATTGGATATTGTAAACAAGTTGTAGTAGTAGCCGGTGCCAATGGGAATCATTTTCCCGGCCTATACTTATTTATGAGTGCGATGCTGGGGTGTAGATATGAATAATGCTCGCAGCGAAAGCAATAGATCAACGAGGCTAAGAGGGGGGAAATATATTAATCCtaggaaaaagaaaagagttAAGTATCTGTAAAAAAGGCACACGATCATTCGACATTAGATCAATACTTCTAAAAGAATGCATGAGTTTTttagataaacaaaaactagCAACTATCTTGCTTGTGAAAGCAAAGGTGAATAATTCCTGGGATAATTTGAGATACCTTCACATCTGAACCGTAAACCGGGAATCAACTTCTCCTGCAATCTCTGTGTATCAATCTATTTCATCAAACCCTTAAGCCAAGCTCTACTTCAAGGCACAcaaatgattttattagcCTCACTTCCTGTCTGTTCAGGgcgccaaaaaatatttcaaatattgaCCACAAAAAATGTCCCAAGaaaagattataaaaataaaaacgtacAAAGAAGATAAACAAAGGAGGTGCAACTGACATTGCTACCGATCGATCGTCTTGGGTAATCCAATCCAGAACTGAGCTGAGATCGCTGAGCAATGGGTTGGCGATAAGAAACGTTCCCAAAACCCGAAACCAAACTGATTCAGCCCTCCATTCAGGCGAAATTGTCAACGATATAAACGATCGCATGTGTGCGGAGGTAAATATTCAAGTAGGACGATTACCGAACAAAAAGGGACAACAAAAGGAATTTATGACTTGTGTCACATTCAGCGCCATCAGCCCGTAACTCAGACGCCGCCGGACAACAACAACCTACGAGAATTCCTCGTATGCGCGCCTGAAAATTAAGACACAAGCATGCCCAAGGAGCCTCTGCCAGGAAGATCGCATCTAGCCTGCGATCGCTCAAGCGTTCCTCGCTGGTCCTCAGTCCTCAAGCCTcctttccatttccatttccaactccaactccatcTCCATAACCGTTTCCCATCCCTTCGGACTCCTCCACCATTATCCGCCTGTCGTCAGCCAGGAAGATAAGTGCGTGGCGATAAGCCAGACGGACGACAAACGACATCAATGCGTTGGGTTGCGCCTCTGCCTCTGTCTCTGACTTTAAGATTGCACTGGGAAAAACACATATTTAGTTGGCTCTCTAATTGTACATAATGTCATATAATAGGAAATATCTCAAGCATATCATAAAACTTTCCATGCTAAAActtgcaataaaatattatttttttgcatatgtttatgttaattatgatttatatGAAGtcatattattataaataaaagaatatcatgatataaaatgaaaatttgaatatatacACCAATGTgtatactatttttattttctatatagTAGTAACATTTTTGGATAACATTCTTTTCCCTTGTGGATTTAAGTGTGATCCGCAGACTGGGTCTGAACTCGAGCTTAGGATCGGAAACTCTGCCACGGGAGCCAGTGGCGAACCAGCTGCCCAAGCAGAGGCGGATCGTCCCATTCTTCTGGCCATTCGAGGAGTTTGCACAATTGAGCACTTGAACGTCCATCCACGACAAGGGGCGTTGTTTGTAAGAGGGATTCCTGGTAGAGAGGAAAACGTGTGGGTTGGTCAAGGTAAACACAGCAGTTAAGAGGTTGCGATTATTCAGGCAGGTGCCCGTTGTTTGGGAACATTGTGGAGTTGTATCTTAGAAAAACGAATAAGAACGAAGtacaaaaattaagtattaaGTAATGAGATTATGTTAAAATACAGGAAATATCAAattgtaattacaaaagtCAACAAGACTGTATACACTGCCAACTCCTAGGCGATCCCTTGCGAGCTCCAGCCATGTTTGTCATGCCATTCTATCATCAGACCATTTAACGCGAtaagaaaatatgttaaagGATTCTTAATTACTTTCAAGTGGCCGAGGTAACCAAACCCAGACAGTTAGCCAACGAACATTGGAGCATTGTCGGGGCATACACTTATGTAAAATCGTTTAAGGAGGCGCAGGCCAAGAGAGATGGTAACCATTATGGACTGGCACTTTAATGAGGCAGATCCAGACACTCGGTAATCGAGGGAGTTGGGGACGGGGACCCGGTTAGAAAGCAAGGTAAGTTATCGGGAAAACAATTACCATTTGCAGGCTAATTGCGATGCTTATCCATGTGCAGCAGCTGGGAGAGATAATGGATAGGGCTTGCGATACGCATCCGAACAATCAATATAAGCCTCAAATTGTCATCGAGAGTTTACATACCAATTCTACACGCCGAGTCCCCTTGCGGCGGATATTCCCCAAtcgaaataaacaatttattcatttaatgtCGAGCATTCGCTGCTCATTTGGCACGATTATTTGCATAAACAGGCCCCCAGAATAACCATTtgataaatattcaattaggCATAGACCGAGTACAATTCAAAATgtggaaatataatttttataattttccacCAAACTGAATTTTGCATTTCACGCATTACACATTACACAAACGCAGCAGAGattgaaattacaaattaatcgACTGGGATTTGCAATGCAAAAATGGTTGAAATTGTAATCCCAGCTGTGGCTTTATTCCACAATTCCCTTTATCCTCGTTAAACTGGCGTTGTAAGCGCCACTTGGCCTACCGGCCATCAAAGGCTCCGACTTTTCAAAAGATCGGGCCACGAAAGACGCTAATTATGTTCCACCTTTGTATGCTTTGTTGGCACTTCCCGTCGTTAATTTGGCTGAATCTGAACGTTTTATTGGCCATCGAAATGCAATTAAAGGCCATAAAAGGAGTCGCAACGAAAATTATGTATGTGGCCAACACATGCCTTTCGGTTGGTTGTTGACTCTCAAAGGCGGCGCCACGTTCTTTGATTTCTAACACCTTATCCCTTTCTGTTGCTAGGAATTCACTGCCTTCTGTTCTGAAGTGTGAACATTTGGTGTGAACTTgtaggaaaacattttttaacaatgtGATTCGAAGCTTCAAAGTCTTTGTGCTTGCATGTGTTGATTGATAtgcaaaattgtttgtttataagattttttaagtttttaattacaaaatgttgCTTGAGATTTAATATTACTAAAACTTGAGAGCGCAGCAATTTTAGTTTGCGCACATCTGCTCCGGCTAGGAACAATTTGAATTGtttccttatttatttacaagtGCGTTCACTTCGTCTCAAgtttcaatttccatttttataaCCCAGCAATCATAACTCTATGAAGAAAATGATATAGCTGTGCATATCTGCTCCGATACACAATTTAACGATTCAAGTTCATGAACAATTTTAACGATTCCTCTGTCTAATCAAGTAACATGACCAAAAAAATGGAGTGggaaatttcatttgtttgaAGGGTTtcaaacaaaaggaaaacacaGAAACATTTCTTATGCATGTAAGTACTCCCAgcgattaaaatttttatgtgcACTTCAGCCGATGCTTTACGAGGCCCCGGACACTGCTTTTGCATACAAATACGATTCTAAATATCATATCTTCGCATATATAGTGCGGTGTAGACgagaacatttttaatgacaCTTGTCGAGGAATTCGATTCACTCAaagccaaaacacaatttgtGCATTTTTCCCTAAATGATTTCTCCGCTGGGTCATATCTTTATTGGataatgtatttttgtatttggtaTATGTggttatataattttaatttcttttcataTGAAAACTGCTCATAAAACTGGAATGCGGTGGCCATAAAATGGAAAGATCAGGCCCTGCGCCTGGTTGTGGCCAAAAGGTGTGAATTTCCTGTGCATTTCACCCAGCTCGAGGAGCAAAGGAAAACGAGAAgcgtaataaaaaattactaaaattaaatgtttcgTTCCATCCATGGGACTTTATGCGTTGGCAATTTGATTTGTATCGTCCGACGTTTTTTTATGGGAATTTTTCTTCTAAAAGGAAATCTCTTTTCCTTTCTCCCTTTTTTTCTCATTTGCTCCTCAAGTGATGCCAAAATATTAGTTGCTGCCTCTTGAGCAATTTCACGAAACGAATTGTAATCATTGAATTGTATCTAAACAGACGCAAGACGAAAGATCTTGGGCTGCGGTTACTTCAAAGTCCTCATAGAGATCCAGAGATCGCAGTGTTTTTGCCTCCCGGCATGTGGCAAACAGATGAGAACCTCAAGATGAACCTTCAGTTGAACCTGCCCAACCTAATGAAGCCATTAGCAGCGCCTTATCGAAGTGCTCAAGGATCCTTGAAACGAAACACAACGAGGCACAAAAGGTCCGTCTAAGTATTGTCTTTGTCTTTGTCTGAATTCGCCCTTTGTTGCGGGGCAACTAATACGCCTAAATTAGATCGAGATCGGGATCGACATCGGAATCGAGGTGCTCGGGGTGCCTGTGTGGCAGCTGTTGTTCAAGATCCTCCTCCTTCGACTCACCAGTAGGTGTATTCTGACTCTTGCGGCCAGCCATTAACTTCACTTTCGATGACTTcatttttacgtttttttttttggcaacacAAATCATGCTGAATAGCACCTGATGGAGTTGGCTCATTCGGCAATTATCGGCAGGAAGATGCTAAGTTAAGTCGGCGTAAATTATTTGAACAAagaattttgtgttttttatttttatgaaaaattttttgaattaaaaatatagtttttaaaaaatattcaacaagTTTTAGAAGGAAATATTTGACGGTAATATAAAAACCTCTTTGGTATGTCCGATCCAGCcaagtttttaaacaagatTTTTTTACACATAAATAAGAAGAATAAGGATACAGTTTAAGGTGGTAGGTGACCTTTCTTTtgtaatactatttttttcttaaacttGTAGTTGTAATTCTTTCTCCATATGCTGGTCTAACCGCAGACATAAATAACATGGAAAATATTCGCTGCTCTGCAAATATTGCGGCACTTAAGCGCAAATGCTGCCACCTACCGGTTACCCCTAGTGCACCACCCCCCTCTTGTCCAAATGTCGCAACACTTTCCAGACAATTGCAGTAGAGAGTGCAACAAGCGTCGCAAAAGTTCCAGCCTCCCGCGCTCCTCCCGCATGTTTTATTACTTCCGCGCACTTTCGCTTCAGCAGAATGTGGCATACAGTATGTGTGTGGGAAAGTTCTCAGTGCGTTTAGCAGTTGGTTAGCGGAGTACTGGGAGTACTAGGAGTACCAGGAGGGGGTGTGGCTATACATGTAGGAATAGGAAGTAAGCTTCCTTCATCCTCTGTTGTCTCTGGCGTTGTTGCCACATTTTGGCGGTGGCTGTGAATGGTTTCCTGTCGGAGATGCGTTGCCACATGTGTATAAATGCACTGGAAAAACCACTATAAGAGAATGAATTGCGAAATTAACTTAAGTCACTAAaagctttaataaaaatgtaattctaAAAATTCCCGTTGTCTTCTAATAGCTTTTTTGaaccaatttaatttcatttttaaaaatatctaatAGGTTTAAATACAAATGGCAATTGCTGGATCCGAACtcataaagtatatttaaaaattttcattccACATATtcaatgaaaatttattaaattacatttcaaaGTTTCAGACTATTCTATTTTTACGCCCAGTGCATGGGACACATGTggatttgcaaaaaaaaatgttcaggCTGAAGATGCAGCATCCTTGGCAGGATACACCGCCCAGACGCTGGCAACTGTTCACTTTCGCTGCTTTCCCCCTGCCATTTCCTCATCCCCTGCCTCTTTTTccgtattttttcttttcgtcATTAAAGTTGTGCCGCGGCATCTGTCACTGCTTCTGCTGGAGGGACAGAATTTAAAGCCtgctaaattttaattgccctCGCGAATTTACATggagcatcagcagcaacagtcgcagtacatttacaaaaaactGGAGTAAATGTAGATTTTACTCCTTTTTTAACTCACAGCTTTTGGCACCCTGTTTTTGCGCTTTGGTTCCTTTTATTGCCGACGTCTTCTTTTTACGGCCAGTTGCAGGCTTGTGGCCTCGTTTTGGCCACAGCTACTCCGCCATATATCAAGAATTAATTAGCGTAATGCATTCAGCCCACGGACTTTCCGATGGGAGGACTTCTTTTATATGGCCCACTGATCGTGAAAAGTGTTTTCTGCGGGCTCGagtttttacacatttttcttTCGCTGAAAAAAAGAGAATTTGCATTTAGTATGCATCACAAACATTTGCATAATGACAATGCCAACGATTTGCTTAAATTGCTAAAATACTCGGAGGGTAAATTGTAattgatatatatgtatgtccGCAGAATACGAATATCCgataaaaagaatttttattgcGAAGGTAATGATTTAGTAAGCATTTACTGAACAGACGACATAGTGAAAACacttaacaaattaaaagttcaagctcatacaaaaatgaaaacaacgATCTGAAACTTTTAATGCGggcaattttgatttttgaaaaaataaaaaacgctTCCCTGCGGAGTATTTAAATGGTAGATATTGTTAGAAATATTAGCCAACTGCCTATGCAAAGTTGCGGTACACCAAAAGGATCCAATCGATGTAGCTGAGGACATCCGTGAAAGCGCTTGCCTTCGAGCACTGCTTGTTCGCGACGCTGGCTATTCCGATTTGGATGAAGCGGTACGAATTTTGGAACGGAATCAGTGCGCCCACAGGACCGCCAGAATCGCCGTTGCATAAATTGCTGTCCCAATTTCCGGCACAAAACTGTTTGTTTGTGAGTGATATGTGGGTATAAGTACGGCAGATCTCCGGAGGTTGGCGAGCTAGGTCCACAGTCATGAGTATGCCACTGCTCACATCAGACTCGGTTTTTCCCCAGCCAGTGCCAGTGACCGGGTCTATGGCGTTGATTCTGTTTCTCCACGTAGTGTCCCACACAATGCAGATGGGCCTTATACTGTCTGCCatcaataattataattaaaaaagttttaaacttaaGGTACTTATTTTCAACCCAGCTGTGTACTCGACTTTCCTGATCAGCCGTAGAATGGCTATATCGTTGGCCATTGTATCTGGGTTGTACAAGCGGTGCCTGAAGGCCCTCTGCACTTTGACCTCGGATCGAAAAACGCAATAACTGCCGTGGCACCGGTCATAGTCTTCCCTATCATACTCCCCCAGGCGAGCTACTCTGTAAAAAGGAAAGGAATGGCTTTGTTTT
This genomic window from Drosophila gunungcola strain Sukarami chromosome 3R, Dgunungcola_SK_2, whole genome shotgun sequence contains:
- the LOC128252579 gene encoding chymotrypsin-like protease CTRL-1 isoform X1 translates to MNTVLVGITCLLLPLLGSAQFLDPACGIRAPSPLALRVKNGTVAGLTSSPWMVFLISTQKEFICGGTLITNRLVLTAAHCFLPNIELVARLGEYDREDYDRCHGSYCVFRSEVKVQRAFRHRLYNPDTMANDIAILRLIRKVEYTAGIRPICIVWDTTWRNRINAIDPVTGTGWGKTESDVSSGILMTVDLARQPPEICRTYTHISLTNKQFCAGNWDSNLCNGDSGGPVGALIPFQNSYRFIQIGIASVANKQCSKASAFTDVLSYIDWILLVYRNFA
- the LOC128252579 gene encoding chymotrypsin-like protease CTRL-1 isoform X2; amino-acid sequence: MNTVLVGITCLLLPLLGSAQFLDPACGIRAPSPLALRVKNGTVAGLTSSPWMVFLISTQKEFICGGTLITNRLVLTAAHCFLPNIELVARLGEYDREDYDRCHGSYCVFRSEVKVQRAFRHRLYNPDTMANDIAILRLIRKVEYTDSIRPICIVWDTTWRNRINAIDPVTGTGWGKTESDVSSGILMTVDLARQPPEICRTYTHISLTNKQFCAGNWDSNLCNGDSGGPVGALIPFQNSYRFIQIGIASVANKQCSKASAFTDVLSYIDWILLVYRNFA
- the LOC128252579 gene encoding chymotrypsin-like protease CTRL-1 isoform X3, with translation MNTVLVGITCLLLPLLGSAQFLDPACGIRAPSPLALRVKNGTVAGLTSSPWMVFLISTQKEFICGGTLITNRLVLTAAHCFLPNIELVARLGEYDREDYDRCHGSYCVFRSEVKVQRAFRHRLYNPDTMANDIAILRLIRKVEYTAGQYKAHLHCVGHYVEKQNQRHRPGHWHWLGKNRV